GGCTACTTCACCGGCTCGTGCAACACGGCCCGCACGGCGCCGAAGGGTACTTGGAACGCCAACCTGAGCAGCGTCAGCCTGAGCGGTTACGCCACCGACTTGGCCAAGTCCACCAAGTCCCAGGCCTTCAAGCTCCAATAACGGAACGAATAACGCGATGAGCCGGTGAGTGCTAAACCTTGCACCACCGGCCGGCTCAACGGATTCACTGGATACGCGACTCACACCAATCTCGACTAAGGTGACTCCCATGTCATGGCGACCGAGCAGACTCACGAAAGAGCAGTTGGAAGAGCGGCGGCTGGCAGGCGCGCGGATGCTGCGCGACGGTTTGCGCCAGGCCGAGATCGCGCGGGAGCTTGGCGTCAGCGAAGCGGCCGTGAGCCAGTGGAAGCACGAACTGGCGCAAAACGGTACCGAGGCGCTACGAGCTATCCCGGCCACCGGACGGCCATGCAAGCTGGACACGCGGCAACGGCTCGAATTGAAGAGAGTCTTGCAGCAGGGGCCACGCGCGGCGGGTTTCGACGCCGAGCAATGGACGCAGCCGATGGTGCGGCAACTGGTCCAGCGGCGATTCGGTGTCTGGTATCACCCAAACTATGTCGGGCGATTGCTGGCCCAACTGGGCATGCTCGGCGATGAACTGCCGGCCGCTGACAGCCTGCCGGCGCCAATGACGATGCCGGAGCCGGTGCACGGCTTCGCCCCGGCCTCTTAAGGCAGATAACTGATCGGCGCGCAGGCGGCACAATCGGCAGTGCGATAACTGCGACCGCAGGGGTATTGTTTTTGAGCGGCTAAATCGCGATAATGGAATCATAACGGACGCGAAGACAGCCGGGTCGCTGCAAGGTGGACGCCTAGACCGGACCGAGCGAGTGGCGTAACCGGCCGTGCCTGCCGATGCAGTGCACGGCTTTGGTGTTCCTTAACAACCGCACAGGAAGGACAAGGAAGCGAAGACGCCGGGGCGCAATGAACTGGACGCCTAGACCCTGGCCGAGCGAGTGGCGTAACCGGCCGTGACGAGCGCGCAGCAGCGGCAGCCGTCGCGGCATTTTTATTGATCGGAATGGAACGCAGAAAACGGAAGCGATGAAACCGGACCCGCAGTAACTTGGACGCCTAGGGCCGGCGGAGCGAGTGGCGTAACCGACCGTGTGCGAGTCTTCGAGGACCGCCACGGTTTTTTGTTGCAGAGAAACCGCAGGCGGATCCTCCCACAATCCACACGGAGGATCGACATGGTTAAGCAGTTCAAGTTAGCGACGGGCGCGGCCCTGGCGTTTGTATTGACACTCATGCTGGCCGGCATGGTTTCGGCGGCGGCGCCGAATCCGACCTACGGGTCTGCCGTGGTCGATGGCAACCGTGGCGAATGGAATCTGACCAGCGACTTTTTCTCAAATATGTGCACGGCGTTCGACTGCAGCAAACCGACGACGGCGAAGCTGTACCTGCGCTACGATTGCTCGACGCAGACGATGTACGCGCTGGTGAAGGTGCAGCCGGGCAGCACGCTGGACTCCACGTCCACCAACGATGCATGGCTCGCGGTC
The sequence above is a segment of the Chloroflexota bacterium genome. Coding sequences within it:
- a CDS encoding transposase encodes the protein MSWRPSRLTKEQLEERRLAGARMLRDGLRQAEIARELGVSEAAVSQWKHELAQNGTEALRAIPATGRPCKLDTRQRLELKRVLQQGPRAAGFDAEQWTQPMVRQLVQRRFGVWYHPNYVGRLLAQLGMLGDELPAADSLPAPMTMPEPVHGFAPAS